A single window of Nitrospinota bacterium DNA harbors:
- the sdhA gene encoding succinate dehydrogenase flavoprotein subunit, whose protein sequence is MKQHDVVIVGSGLAGLGAALEMAGKLDVAIVTKVYPSRSHSGAAQGGVAAAMANLDPDDSPEIHMYDTVKGSDFLGDQDAIELMTKEAPEAIIEMEKLGCVFSRDEKGRIAQRAFGGHQKRRSCYAADRTGHALLHVLFEQSMKHRKKITLYAEYFLLSLIYEEGSARGVVIMDIKTGDIEVIHAKTVIFGTGGYGRAFKITSNAYANTGDGVVAAYRAGIPLEDMEFVQFHPTGLYLQGILVSEAARGEGGYLLNGKGERFMEKYAPGKMELAPRDIVSRSEQTEINEGRGIGGKDFIHIDMRHLGRAKILDRLPQVRQLGIDFLGIDMIDDPIPIQPTAHYSMGGIPTNVDCQVIVDEHSTPARGFFAAGECACVSVHGANRLGTNSLLEAVVFGRRAGKAALKYTLEAKHEKIDAKREEEKVKKRMNEMLSSASTESAFNIRNELKEAMTENCGVFRSGEKLGMAMKKVKELQGRFVNMRISDKGKVFNTELMEAIELDNMLTFSEVIIEGATKRTESRGGHARTDFPKRDDVKWLKHTLAYQGTNGEIQLKYKPVSITKFQPEERKY, encoded by the coding sequence ATGAAACAGCATGACGTAGTAATAGTAGGCTCAGGACTTGCCGGCCTTGGCGCGGCGCTTGAAATGGCGGGCAAGCTCGATGTTGCGATAGTGACAAAGGTTTATCCGTCGCGTTCGCACTCGGGCGCGGCTCAGGGGGGCGTGGCCGCCGCGATGGCGAATCTCGATCCCGATGATTCACCGGAAATACATATGTACGACACGGTAAAAGGCTCCGATTTCCTCGGTGATCAGGATGCTATCGAACTTATGACAAAGGAAGCGCCGGAAGCCATCATCGAGATGGAAAAGCTCGGATGCGTCTTCTCCCGCGATGAAAAAGGGCGGATAGCGCAGCGGGCGTTCGGTGGACACCAGAAGAGGCGTTCATGTTACGCCGCCGACAGGACCGGACACGCACTCCTTCATGTCCTCTTTGAGCAGTCGATGAAACACAGGAAAAAGATCACTCTTTACGCTGAGTATTTCCTCCTTTCGCTGATATACGAAGAAGGCTCCGCGCGGGGAGTGGTCATAATGGATATTAAGACAGGCGACATCGAGGTGATCCACGCGAAAACGGTTATCTTCGGCACCGGAGGATACGGCAGGGCATTCAAGATCACGTCGAACGCCTACGCAAATACCGGCGACGGTGTCGTTGCGGCGTACCGCGCGGGGATACCGCTTGAGGATATGGAGTTTGTACAGTTCCACCCGACAGGATTGTACCTGCAGGGGATACTCGTTTCCGAAGCGGCTCGTGGCGAAGGGGGATACCTCCTCAACGGCAAGGGTGAGCGCTTCATGGAAAAATACGCTCCCGGCAAGATGGAACTCGCTCCGCGCGACATAGTTTCACGTTCGGAACAGACCGAAATAAACGAAGGTAGAGGGATAGGCGGCAAGGATTTCATCCATATCGACATGCGCCACCTCGGAAGAGCGAAAATACTCGACCGACTGCCGCAGGTAAGACAGCTCGGCATAGATTTCCTCGGAATAGATATGATCGACGATCCTATCCCGATTCAGCCGACGGCGCACTACAGCATGGGTGGAATACCTACCAACGTCGACTGTCAGGTGATAGTGGATGAACACTCCACTCCGGCGCGAGGATTCTTCGCTGCCGGCGAGTGCGCCTGCGTGTCGGTTCACGGCGCAAACAGGCTCGGCACAAACTCCCTTCTTGAAGCGGTAGTGTTCGGCAGAAGGGCCGGGAAAGCCGCGTTGAAATACACTCTGGAAGCGAAACATGAAAAGATCGACGCGAAGAGGGAAGAAGAAAAGGTCAAAAAGAGGATGAACGAAATGCTTTCATCCGCATCCACCGAATCGGCATTCAACATAAGGAACGAACTGAAAGAGGCGATGACGGAAAATTGCGGCGTATTCCGAAGCGGAGAGAAGCTCGGCATGGCAATGAAAAAGGTCAAGGAACTCCAGGGGAGGTTCGTGAACATGCGGATCTCCGACAAGGGGAAGGTATTCAACACGGAGCTGATGGAGGCTATCGAACTCGATAACATGCTTACCTTCAGCGAAGTGATAATCGAAGGGGCGACAAAGAGGACCGAGAGCAGGGGGGGCCACGCAAGGACCGATTTCCCGAAGAGGGACGACGTGAAATGGCTCAAACACACTCTCGCCTATCAGGGGACAAACGGCGAGATACAGCTTAAATACAAGCCGGTCTCGATAACAAAATTCCAGCCGGAGGAGAGGAAATACTGA
- a CDS encoding Fe-S-containing hydro-lyase, whose product MSDEIKITAPLDDKTVASLKAGDRVSISGTLYTARDTAHKRLVETMDKGEPLPFDLKGQVIYYVGPSPAKPGAIIGSAGPTTSYRMDPYAPRLLEKGAKGMIGKGKRDQSVIDAMKKYKAVYFAAIGGAAALIAKSIKAVEIVAYEEFGPEAIRKLEVEDFKAVVINDINGNDLYDIGKQKYKVSE is encoded by the coding sequence ATGTCGGACGAAATAAAAATAACCGCTCCGCTCGATGATAAAACCGTGGCGAGCCTGAAAGCGGGGGACAGAGTATCCATTTCGGGAACTCTTTACACAGCCCGCGATACAGCCCACAAGAGACTGGTAGAGACGATGGACAAAGGGGAGCCTCTCCCATTTGATTTAAAGGGGCAGGTAATTTATTATGTAGGTCCGTCACCCGCAAAGCCCGGAGCGATAATAGGGTCCGCAGGTCCGACCACAAGCTACCGGATGGATCCATATGCCCCAAGGCTTCTGGAGAAAGGCGCAAAGGGGATGATCGGGAAGGGAAAAAGAGACCAGTCGGTGATCGACGCGATGAAGAAATACAAGGCCGTATACTTCGCCGCTATCGGTGGCGCGGCGGCGCTTATTGCAAAGTCCATAAAGGCAGTTGAAATAGTTGCCTATGAAGAGTTTGGCCCGGAGGCCATAAGGAAACTAGAGGTGGAAGATTTCAAGGCAGTGGTTATCAATGATATAAACGGAAACGATTTATACGATATCGGTAAACAAAAATATAAGGTGTCCGAATGA
- a CDS encoding fumarate hydratase, which translates to MKTVHVDEIAKTVKNLVTSANFDLGKDVVKAFEKGLAEEVSPAGKAVFNALLKNQNIARDNQVPICQDTGYAVFFVELGQDVHIEGGLLNDAIDEGVRQGYKDGYLRKSICDPFTRKNTGDNTPTVVIVDLVKGDKLKIIAAPKGGGSENMARLTMLAPAAGKKGIIDFVVKRCDEAGSNPCPPVIVGVGIGGSAEKCMILAKKALLRHIGEKNPDPELAALEEEILTKVNNLGIGPQGLGGKVFALAVHIEKYPSHIASLPVSVNICCHASRHKEAVL; encoded by the coding sequence TTGAAGACTGTTCATGTAGACGAAATTGCAAAAACCGTCAAAAACCTTGTTACTTCCGCAAATTTCGATTTGGGGAAAGACGTAGTAAAAGCGTTTGAAAAAGGGCTTGCCGAGGAGGTTTCGCCGGCGGGGAAAGCCGTTTTCAACGCGCTTCTTAAAAATCAGAATATAGCCAGAGATAACCAGGTTCCCATCTGTCAGGATACGGGGTATGCCGTTTTTTTTGTAGAGCTTGGGCAGGATGTCCATATAGAAGGAGGACTCCTGAACGATGCAATCGACGAAGGGGTCCGGCAGGGATACAAGGATGGCTATCTTAGAAAATCCATCTGCGATCCGTTCACGCGAAAGAATACCGGGGATAACACACCTACTGTGGTTATTGTCGACCTCGTAAAGGGTGACAAACTGAAGATCATCGCCGCGCCAAAAGGTGGCGGAAGCGAGAACATGGCGCGATTAACCATGCTTGCGCCTGCCGCGGGGAAAAAGGGGATAATCGACTTCGTGGTAAAGCGCTGTGACGAGGCCGGGTCGAATCCATGCCCTCCGGTTATAGTAGGGGTCGGGATAGGAGGTTCTGCCGAAAAGTGCATGATACTCGCAAAGAAGGCGCTTCTCCGTCATATCGGAGAGAAAAATCCCGATCCGGAACTGGCGGCGCTTGAGGAGGAGATACTGACGAAGGTTAACAATCTCGGCATCGGACCTCAGGGGCTTGGTGGGAAGGTGTTCGCCCTGGCGGTGCACATAGAAAAGTACCCGAGCCACATCGCCTCGCTGCCGGTAAGCGTAAACATCTGTTGCCATGCCAGCAGACACAAGGAGGCGGTGCTGTAA
- a CDS encoding chloride channel protein, whose translation MFQRYMDYMSRYLGTFYRILRQEHIFMVGIACLVGFLVGVAAVWFKQLISWFHHLFYSSVDINNGGDWSLDLLFLPLIVGFGGLLVGLLNHFFNPHGESAAVSEAMKWAAIDRRVPSRVIWFRPLASALTIGSGGSGGREGPIVQIGAAIGSWVGKRIKASSERIRLLIGCGTAAAIASAFNAPLGGLIFSIEVILGDFNIKVFSPLIFSAVIATVTARHMEGDVPVFQLPNYSLVSTWEFIFFVILGILCGLLAALFYKFYFKFTDLFENLPVHPALKPALGGVAVGFVGIVFPDVLGNGYESMDMVLTGKMGLMLAFFLIFVKMFATSLTIGSNGSGGMFAPALFIGSMTGGVFGMILNTLLPEHTGPSGAYALVGMGAVMSAAAHAPLSNILMVFELTNNYQIILPIMLACISATFTYSYFLPDSIYQQKLKRKGVMIWEGRESRIMEGIKVKDVMIREFETIPENLPFKKILALVKSSRELYFHTIDESGRLTGILSVQDMREFLFEASLADIVIAKELAKQDMITIHPDESLNDAMEKFSIKDLDELPVVTKGKVVKMLGVIKRKDVINSYKKAVMEQTI comes from the coding sequence ATGTTTCAACGTTATATGGATTACATGTCCCGCTACCTGGGGACGTTCTACCGCATATTACGCCAGGAACATATCTTCATGGTCGGCATCGCCTGCCTTGTAGGTTTCCTTGTCGGCGTTGCCGCTGTCTGGTTCAAACAGCTGATATCATGGTTTCACCACCTCTTTTATTCCTCAGTTGATATCAATAACGGCGGCGACTGGTCGCTCGACTTGCTCTTCCTCCCGCTGATAGTCGGCTTCGGGGGCCTTCTGGTCGGGTTGCTGAATCACTTTTTCAATCCGCATGGCGAATCAGCCGCTGTTTCAGAAGCCATGAAATGGGCTGCTATCGACAGGAGAGTTCCTTCCCGGGTCATCTGGTTCAGGCCGCTGGCGTCCGCGCTTACTATAGGAAGCGGAGGCTCCGGAGGAAGGGAAGGCCCGATTGTTCAGATAGGAGCCGCTATCGGTTCATGGGTCGGCAAAAGAATAAAGGCGTCATCCGAAAGGATAAGGCTTTTGATAGGTTGCGGTACGGCCGCGGCTATAGCCTCGGCGTTTAACGCCCCATTGGGTGGATTGATTTTTTCTATCGAGGTTATCCTCGGCGATTTCAATATCAAGGTCTTTTCACCGCTGATATTCTCCGCGGTCATCGCTACAGTTACCGCGCGCCACATGGAAGGTGATGTGCCTGTTTTCCAGTTGCCGAACTACTCCCTTGTCTCGACATGGGAGTTCATCTTCTTCGTAATACTCGGCATACTCTGCGGCCTTCTCGCCGCGCTCTTCTACAAGTTCTATTTCAAGTTTACAGATCTTTTTGAAAATCTGCCGGTGCACCCGGCGTTAAAACCGGCGCTCGGAGGGGTCGCTGTCGGCTTTGTGGGTATCGTATTTCCGGATGTTCTTGGAAATGGCTACGAATCGATGGATATGGTGCTGACCGGCAAGATGGGTTTGATGCTCGCGTTCTTCCTTATATTCGTAAAGATGTTCGCCACATCGCTAACGATAGGGTCGAACGGTTCGGGGGGAATGTTCGCTCCGGCTCTTTTCATAGGGAGTATGACAGGGGGGGTCTTCGGCATGATATTGAATACCCTTTTGCCGGAACATACAGGACCGAGCGGAGCCTACGCGCTCGTTGGAATGGGGGCTGTCATGTCCGCCGCCGCCCACGCGCCGCTCTCAAATATACTGATGGTTTTCGAACTTACCAATAACTACCAGATCATTCTTCCGATTATGCTGGCCTGCATTTCAGCCACGTTTACCTACTCCTACTTCCTCCCGGATTCTATCTATCAGCAGAAGCTGAAAAGGAAAGGGGTAATGATATGGGAGGGTCGTGAGTCCCGCATAATGGAAGGGATCAAGGTGAAAGATGTCATGATAAGGGAGTTTGAAACGATTCCTGAAAACCTCCCGTTCAAAAAGATACTTGCGCTGGTTAAATCCTCCAGGGAACTTTACTTTCATACGATAGACGAGAGCGGAAGGCTGACCGGGATCCTTTCGGTACAGGATATGCGTGAATTCCTTTTCGAAGCGAGCCTGGCGGATATCGTGATTGCAAAGGAGCTTGCCAAGCAGGACATGATAACCATCCATCCCGATGAATCGCTAAACGATGCAATGGAAAAGTTTTCCATAAAGGACCTGGATGAACTCCCGGTCGTCACGAAGGGGAAGGTGGTCAAAATGCTCGGCGTGATAAAGAGAAAAGATGTCATAAACTCCTATAAAAAAGCGGTGATGGAGCAGACTATCTAA
- the rpoC gene encoding DNA-directed RNA polymerase subunit beta', with amino-acid sequence MDNTFRFMERPKDPLSFDSVMIKLASPEKIRSWSFGEVKKPETINYRTFKPERDGLFCAKIFGPVKDWECLCGKYKRMKFKGTVCEKCGVEVTLSKVRRERMGHIELAAPVAHVWFFKGLPSKIGNFLDMTMSELEAVIYFEKYIVIEPGETKLKYKQLLNEDDYQEAVEEHGEDAFEVGMGAEAIQTIFKNMDLEELSEELKVALEKTNSVQTRRKLAKQLKISEAFRKSGNRPEWMIPSVIPVIPPDLRPLVPLDGGRFATSDLNDLYRRVINRNNRLKRLMELRAPEIIVRNEKRMLQESVAALFDNGRRGRVLKGPSKRPLKSLADMLKGKQGRFRQNLLGKRVDYSGRSVIVVGPDLKLYQCGLPKKMAIELFKPFIYHKLEVKGYAATIKSAKKMVENEQEEVWEVLDEVVKNHPVLLNRAPTLHRLSVQAFEPILIEGKAIQLHPLVCAAYNADFDGDQMAVHVPLSLEAQIETRMLMLSINNILSPSNGRPIAVPSQDIVLGCYYLTRERGKVMGEGKAFSNIKEVRSAYDAKKVHLQAKIRVRIDGTVYDTTVGRSLFYEIIPHEIPFSRINKLMNKGALGSLVNDCFIEVGRDRTVKFLDELKAIGFFYATKAGVSIGLSNMHIPLKKTELVDAARKEVVKVEEQYRNGLITKGEGYNKIIDVWSHVTDKVTEEVFLELKSEDKRAVDGDAPGEDFNGLYMMADSGARGSKAQIAQLAGMRGLMAKPSGEIIETPIIANFREGLTVAQYFISTHGAHKGLADTALKTANSGYLTRRLVDVAQDQIVNIHDCGTMNGIEMTALVEGGEVIQKLGERILGRVTLESVIDPFTKEELLGPNELIDEKLVAKIENAGVEQIKLRSVLTCEAEEGVCAKCYGRNLATGKPVEIGEAVGVIAAQSIGEPGTQLTMRTFHIGGVASKVAEQTKLQVEKGGIVKFVELKTVTLKGEELIVMNRNGGLIIQDDDGRERERYKVIYGARLKVKNGQRVTDGDTLAEWDPYTLSILTEVAGTVAYGDIMENVTMREEVDEVTGHSEKVILDHREEKKHPRISIKDDKGKTLTRYMMPAGAHVNVKEGERVEIGDIIAKIPRETTKTKDITGGLPRVAELFEARKPHEQATIAEVSGKVKYGAFVKRTREVFITTEDETEHKYLVPRGKHINVHEGDYVEAGEPLVDGALNPHDILNIMGEKELQKYLVNEIQEVYRLQGVTIADKHIEVIVRQMLRHLIIEDPGDTNFLEGEQVTKKIFQVENQAVIAAGGIPAKGKPVLLGITKASLATDSFISAASFQETTRVLTDVSISGKVDYLRGLKENVSMGRLIPAGTGSMQYQNIGIHIAKLPGFELKLEEAKEEEEETANKND; translated from the coding sequence AGGATGAAATTCAAGGGGACCGTCTGTGAAAAGTGCGGCGTTGAAGTCACCCTTTCAAAAGTAAGGCGCGAAAGGATGGGGCACATCGAGCTTGCCGCACCCGTTGCGCACGTATGGTTCTTCAAGGGGTTGCCGAGCAAAATAGGCAACTTCCTCGACATGACCATGTCCGAACTCGAAGCGGTTATCTATTTTGAAAAATATATCGTCATCGAGCCGGGCGAGACCAAGCTGAAATACAAACAGCTCCTTAACGAAGATGATTATCAGGAAGCGGTTGAAGAGCACGGTGAAGACGCCTTTGAAGTCGGCATGGGCGCAGAGGCGATACAGACCATTTTTAAGAACATGGATCTCGAAGAGCTCTCGGAAGAGCTGAAAGTCGCCCTTGAAAAGACCAATTCGGTGCAAACAAGGCGCAAACTTGCCAAACAGCTTAAGATCTCCGAAGCGTTCCGAAAATCCGGCAACAGGCCGGAATGGATGATTCCTTCGGTAATACCGGTTATCCCGCCCGACTTGCGCCCCCTCGTGCCGCTTGACGGCGGAAGGTTCGCTACATCGGATCTTAACGATCTTTACAGAAGGGTTATAAACAGGAACAACAGGCTCAAGAGGCTGATGGAGCTTCGCGCGCCGGAGATAATTGTCCGCAATGAAAAGAGAATGTTGCAGGAATCGGTAGCGGCACTTTTTGACAATGGCCGCCGAGGAAGAGTGCTGAAAGGGCCGAGCAAACGGCCGCTCAAATCGCTTGCCGATATGCTTAAAGGTAAACAGGGACGGTTCCGTCAGAACCTTCTCGGAAAGCGCGTTGACTATTCCGGTCGTTCCGTTATCGTTGTTGGGCCAGATCTGAAACTTTATCAGTGCGGCCTTCCAAAGAAGATGGCGATCGAACTTTTCAAGCCTTTCATCTATCACAAGCTCGAAGTAAAAGGCTACGCCGCAACCATTAAATCTGCAAAGAAGATGGTCGAAAATGAGCAGGAAGAGGTCTGGGAAGTACTCGACGAGGTTGTAAAAAACCATCCGGTGCTCCTGAACCGCGCACCGACGCTTCACAGACTTTCGGTACAGGCATTTGAACCGATATTGATCGAAGGGAAGGCGATCCAGCTTCATCCGCTGGTTTGCGCGGCATACAACGCCGATTTCGACGGCGACCAGATGGCGGTGCATGTGCCGCTGTCGCTTGAAGCCCAGATCGAAACAAGGATGCTTATGCTTTCCATAAACAACATTCTCTCGCCGTCGAACGGAAGGCCTATTGCCGTACCTTCGCAGGACATAGTCCTTGGCTGTTATTACCTTACAAGGGAACGCGGCAAGGTGATGGGCGAGGGGAAGGCTTTCTCAAACATCAAGGAGGTTCGCTCCGCATACGATGCGAAAAAAGTGCATCTGCAGGCGAAGATCCGCGTGAGGATCGACGGCACCGTCTACGATACTACTGTCGGAAGGTCGCTTTTCTACGAGATAATACCGCATGAGATCCCGTTCTCGCGCATAAACAAACTGATGAACAAGGGCGCTCTTGGAAGTCTTGTAAACGACTGCTTCATAGAAGTAGGCCGCGACAGGACAGTCAAGTTCCTGGACGAATTGAAGGCCATCGGATTCTTTTACGCCACGAAAGCCGGCGTTTCGATCGGATTGTCGAATATGCATATACCTCTGAAGAAAACTGAACTGGTTGATGCCGCTCGAAAAGAGGTTGTGAAGGTAGAAGAACAGTACAGGAACGGTTTGATAACCAAAGGTGAAGGATACAACAAGATCATCGACGTATGGTCGCATGTCACGGACAAGGTTACCGAAGAGGTTTTCCTTGAGCTGAAATCGGAGGATAAAAGGGCGGTTGATGGCGACGCGCCTGGTGAAGATTTCAACGGTCTTTACATGATGGCTGATTCGGGCGCAAGGGGAAGCAAGGCGCAGATAGCTCAGCTTGCCGGTATGCGCGGACTTATGGCGAAACCTTCGGGCGAGATCATAGAAACGCCGATCATCGCGAACTTCCGAGAAGGGTTGACAGTAGCGCAGTACTTTATCTCAACGCACGGCGCGCATAAAGGTCTTGCCGACACCGCGTTAAAAACCGCAAACTCCGGCTACTTGACGCGAAGACTGGTAGACGTTGCCCAGGATCAGATAGTGAACATTCATGACTGCGGAACGATGAACGGCATCGAGATGACGGCGCTGGTCGAAGGTGGCGAAGTAATCCAAAAACTTGGAGAACGAATCCTCGGTCGCGTTACGCTTGAATCGGTTATCGATCCCTTTACCAAGGAAGAACTCCTCGGACCTAATGAGCTGATCGATGAAAAGCTTGTTGCCAAGATAGAGAACGCGGGTGTCGAGCAGATCAAACTTCGCTCGGTGCTTACATGTGAAGCCGAAGAGGGTGTATGCGCGAAATGCTACGGAAGGAACCTGGCGACCGGAAAACCGGTTGAGATAGGCGAGGCCGTGGGCGTTATCGCCGCGCAGTCAATCGGCGAGCCGGGAACACAGCTTACAATGCGTACCTTCCACATCGGAGGTGTTGCGAGCAAGGTGGCCGAGCAGACGAAACTGCAGGTCGAGAAGGGCGGTATAGTCAAATTCGTAGAACTCAAAACGGTTACCCTTAAAGGCGAAGAGCTTATCGTCATGAACCGAAACGGCGGACTTATCATTCAGGATGACGACGGCAGGGAGCGCGAGCGATACAAGGTCATTTACGGAGCAAGGCTTAAGGTAAAGAACGGCCAGCGCGTTACAGATGGCGACACACTGGCGGAATGGGACCCATATACACTCTCGATCCTTACAGAAGTCGCGGGTACCGTTGCCTACGGCGATATCATGGAAAACGTGACAATGCGCGAGGAAGTCGACGAGGTAACAGGGCATTCCGAGAAGGTTATTCTCGACCACAGGGAAGAGAAGAAACATCCTCGTATATCCATTAAGGATGATAAGGGTAAAACCCTTACGCGCTACATGATGCCCGCGGGTGCGCACGTAAACGTGAAAGAGGGCGAGCGCGTAGAGATAGGCGATATCATCGCTAAGATACCGCGAGAAACCACCAAGACAAAAGACATAACAGGCGGTCTTCCGCGTGTTGCGGAGCTTTTCGAAGCGAGAAAGCCTCACGAACAGGCAACTATCGCGGAAGTCAGCGGTAAGGTCAAGTACGGCGCGTTCGTAAAGCGCACAAGGGAAGTCTTTATCACCACCGAGGACGAAACGGAGCACAAGTATCTTGTTCCGCGCGGTAAGCATATCAACGTACACGAGGGTGATTATGTTGAGGCGGGAGAACCGCTGGTTGACGGCGCGCTGAATCCTCACGATATCCTGAATATCATGGGTGAAAAGGAGTTGCAGAAATATCTTGTGAATGAGATACAGGAAGTTTACCGGCTTCAGGGCGTTACCATTGCCGACAAGCATATCGAGGTTATCGTCAGGCAGATGTTGAGACACCTTATTATTGAGGATCCGGGTGATACGAACTTCCTTGAGGGGGAGCAGGTTACCAAGAAGATTTTCCAGGTGGAAAACCAGGCTGTGATAGCGGCTGGCGGAATTCCGGCAAAAGGAAAACCGGTGTTGCTCGGCATTACCAAGGCTTCGCTCGCTACCGACAGCTTTATATCAGCCGCATCGTTCCAGGAAACGACAAGGGTGCTGACGGATGTTTCGATTTCCGGAAAGGTCGACTACTTGAGGGGCCTTAAGGAAAACGTAAGCATGGGGCGGCTGATTCCTGCAGGAACAGGCTCAATGCAGTACCAGAATATCGGTATTCATATTGCGAAACTTCCAGGTTTTGAACTGAAGCTGGAAGAGGCAAAGGAAGAGGAAGAAGAGACCGCGAATAAGAACGATTAA